A stretch of Microbacterium sp. 4R-513 DNA encodes these proteins:
- a CDS encoding DNA-3-methyladenine glycosylase 2 family protein, whose translation MTETIALPRPAGYSLAAASRFVMAFPAGEGGDDTGRLDLAFALDRTWRPVAVRVSQREDALEAEVVHDPSGAGVQAIRHDLVRILNLDVLDDPFAEIGARDPLIAQLRTRYPGLRPVQFPTPWEAAAWTIIGRRIRMTQAAAIKRRIAEQHGERFRFPDGGELAAFPGPEAILSAETLPGLTGQKLGALHLVAEAAASGSLDSDRLAAAPVAEALESLQTIPGIGPFSAELILVRGVRQSDVLPAHEPRLARAMATLYGTDDPAEHARIAEAWRPYRSWVSFLLRRWLEDETGEIARGRPAPSPDRTA comes from the coding sequence ATGACCGAGACGATCGCCCTCCCGCGTCCCGCGGGCTACTCGCTCGCCGCGGCATCGCGTTTCGTCATGGCCTTCCCCGCGGGAGAGGGCGGCGACGACACGGGGCGACTCGACCTCGCGTTCGCGCTCGACCGCACGTGGCGGCCCGTCGCCGTCCGAGTCAGCCAGCGCGAGGACGCGCTCGAAGCCGAGGTCGTGCACGACCCGTCGGGCGCTGGAGTGCAGGCCATCCGGCACGACCTCGTCCGCATCCTCAACCTCGACGTCCTCGATGACCCCTTCGCTGAGATCGGCGCGCGCGACCCGCTGATCGCACAGCTGCGCACCCGATATCCGGGGTTGCGGCCCGTGCAGTTCCCTACCCCGTGGGAGGCGGCGGCGTGGACCATCATCGGCCGACGCATCCGCATGACCCAGGCGGCGGCGATCAAACGCCGCATCGCAGAGCAGCACGGTGAGCGCTTCCGCTTCCCCGACGGCGGCGAGCTCGCGGCCTTTCCCGGGCCCGAGGCGATCCTCTCGGCCGAGACGCTTCCGGGCCTGACGGGACAGAAGCTCGGTGCGCTGCACCTGGTCGCCGAGGCAGCGGCCTCGGGCTCGCTCGACAGCGACCGCCTCGCGGCCGCGCCCGTCGCCGAGGCGCTCGAGAGCCTTCAGACGATACCCGGCATCGGACCCTTCTCGGCCGAGCTGATCCTCGTCCGGGGCGTCAGGCAGTCGGATGTGCTACCGGCGCACGAGCCACGACTGGCCCGGGCCATGGCGACCCTCTATGGCACGGATGATCCCGCCGAACACGCCCGCATCGCCGAGGCATGGCGACCCTATCGGTCGTGGGTGTCGTTCCTCCTCCGCCGCTGGCTCGAGGATGAGACCGGGGAGATCGCGCGGGGGAGGCCGGCGCCGAGCCCGGATCGGACCGCCTGA
- a CDS encoding amidohydrolase: MNAARADIVIFGTVITMAEDDRTPAEAEGIAIADGRVLALGDREQLTPLVDASSEVIELSDAAILPGFVDSHIHPVFGLSLTRGADLSRCGTLSEVGAALTAELDRLTGDDWLLGWGLDPNVFGDEEVTNAFLDSVAGRRPAFVRLFDAHAAIASSRALEIAGVEGGAAFTDASRVVTDENGRPTGYLLEMQALGLVERVLPELSFEERAELLYEILLRMARAGFTSGQVQDLAPGTIELLERIEGDRDLPIRLRLSPWFEPGTPVAEVERLVALQGTRGRRWVVEGVKLMIDGTVDNGTAWLHEPDCLGESTASLWLDPEHYRAAMTELHRRGVPTTTHAIGDAGIDFVVRTIDGLPPGVATHRVEHIETMTDASLEVFVRSRATASMQPTHCTLFTKADGSDNWSRRLGEERAARGFRSRDLVRAGIPLALGSDWPVAPSDAVAILADAQLRRPHDDADAAAIHPEQALDAMDALRGLTTQPYRTIGSRGGMLEVGAVADVTVLDRDPRTVDPVALGSAEVLLTLVDGRPVVDRVSSLR, from the coding sequence ATGAACGCGGCACGTGCGGACATCGTGATCTTCGGGACGGTGATCACGATGGCGGAGGACGACCGCACGCCGGCCGAGGCCGAAGGCATCGCGATCGCCGACGGGCGGGTCCTGGCCCTCGGCGACCGCGAACAGCTCACGCCCCTCGTCGACGCGTCGTCCGAGGTGATCGAGCTGTCGGATGCGGCGATCCTGCCGGGTTTCGTCGACAGCCACATCCATCCGGTCTTCGGCTTGTCGCTGACCCGCGGCGCCGACCTCAGCCGTTGCGGCACCCTGAGCGAGGTGGGTGCCGCGCTCACCGCCGAACTCGACAGGCTGACAGGCGACGACTGGCTCCTCGGATGGGGGCTCGACCCCAACGTCTTCGGCGACGAAGAGGTGACGAACGCCTTCCTGGACTCGGTCGCCGGTCGACGCCCGGCCTTCGTCCGGCTGTTCGACGCGCACGCGGCGATCGCCTCATCGCGCGCGCTGGAGATCGCCGGGGTCGAGGGGGGTGCGGCGTTCACGGACGCCTCGCGCGTCGTCACCGATGAGAACGGCCGCCCGACCGGATACCTGCTCGAGATGCAGGCGCTCGGTCTGGTCGAGCGCGTCCTGCCGGAGCTCAGCTTCGAAGAGCGGGCCGAGCTCCTCTACGAGATCCTGCTGCGTATGGCCCGAGCGGGCTTCACCTCCGGTCAGGTGCAGGACCTGGCGCCGGGAACCATCGAGCTGCTGGAGCGGATCGAGGGCGATCGTGATCTGCCGATCCGGCTGCGGCTCTCGCCGTGGTTCGAGCCCGGGACGCCGGTCGCGGAGGTCGAGCGGCTCGTGGCGCTGCAGGGTACGCGCGGGCGCCGGTGGGTCGTCGAGGGTGTCAAGCTCATGATCGACGGCACGGTGGACAACGGCACAGCCTGGCTCCACGAGCCCGACTGCCTCGGCGAGTCGACCGCCTCCCTCTGGCTCGATCCCGAGCACTACCGCGCGGCGATGACCGAACTGCACAGGCGTGGAGTCCCGACGACCACGCACGCGATCGGCGATGCGGGCATCGACTTCGTCGTCCGCACGATCGACGGTCTGCCCCCGGGCGTCGCGACGCACCGGGTCGAGCACATCGAGACGATGACGGATGCCTCGCTCGAGGTCTTCGTGCGGTCCCGGGCGACGGCGAGCATGCAGCCCACGCATTGCACGCTGTTCACGAAGGCGGACGGCAGTGACAACTGGTCCCGCCGGCTCGGCGAGGAGCGCGCGGCGCGCGGCTTCCGGAGCCGCGACCTGGTCCGCGCGGGCATCCCGCTCGCCCTCGGGTCGGACTGGCCGGTCGCACCGAGCGACGCCGTCGCCATCCTCGCCGACGCGCAGCTGCGCCGCCCGCATGACGACGCGGATGCCGCGGCCATCCATCCGGAGCAGGCACTGGATGCGATGGATGCGCTGCGCGGTCTCACCACCCAGCCGTACCGGACGATCGGGAGCCGCGGCGGGATGCTCGAGGTCGGCGCCGTTGCGGACGTGACCGTGCTCGATCGGGACCCTCGTACCGTCGACCCTGTCGCCCTCGGCAGCGCTGAGGTCCTGCTCACCCTCGTCGACGGGCGTCCCGTCGTGGATCGGGTCAGCAGCCTCCGCTGA
- a CDS encoding APC family permease has translation MTLDSTLLDEAPKTGSLKKAALSTWGVVFLVISAAAPLSVLAGIGPLAVLIGGVSAPLVYAIAGVVLAIFAIGFLYMAKNLTAMGGFYTYIAVGLGKVVGLAAGFLAWVSYNVLQIGLWGLFGVMAQGMLATVFGIDIQWWVVAVIGAVLVFALAAAGVDVGAKVLGVLLVLETVLLVILAIGILTQRAGELEFGTFAPGNVFTPSMFAILGFGFAAFMGFESTVLYRNETKNPERSIPRATYISVAFLAIFYTGTLWLVIQAFGDAQVQAVIAEDPAAFFFTAMGQYVGDWGVAAMFILIVTSIFAGQLAFHNAINRYSYALSRDRILPGFFGRTNRTGAPWMAGLLQTAVAIVVVIAFGTAGLDPLTQLVILVNSPGVYGIITLQLLASISVLIFILKNRHLPRKPYVLPAAIFSIVAMAALLAVLVITIDYLTAAGSAVNEVILAVVPAVLIGGAVYALHLQRRRPEVFARIGGQEAAEAA, from the coding sequence ATGACTTTGGACTCGACCCTCCTCGACGAGGCGCCCAAGACCGGATCGCTCAAGAAGGCGGCGCTGAGCACGTGGGGAGTCGTCTTCCTGGTCATCTCCGCCGCCGCACCGCTGAGCGTCCTCGCCGGAATCGGACCCCTTGCCGTCCTGATCGGCGGCGTCTCCGCCCCGCTCGTGTACGCGATCGCCGGTGTCGTCCTCGCGATCTTCGCCATCGGCTTCCTGTACATGGCCAAGAACCTCACCGCGATGGGCGGCTTCTACACCTACATCGCGGTCGGCCTCGGCAAGGTGGTCGGACTCGCCGCCGGCTTCCTCGCCTGGGTGTCGTACAACGTGCTGCAGATCGGACTCTGGGGTCTTTTCGGGGTGATGGCGCAGGGGATGCTCGCCACGGTGTTCGGCATAGACATCCAGTGGTGGGTGGTCGCCGTGATCGGGGCGGTCCTGGTGTTCGCACTCGCCGCCGCGGGGGTGGATGTCGGGGCGAAGGTGCTGGGCGTCCTCCTCGTGCTCGAGACCGTCCTGCTGGTCATCCTCGCGATCGGCATCCTGACCCAGCGCGCCGGCGAACTGGAATTCGGTACGTTCGCGCCCGGGAACGTCTTCACGCCGTCGATGTTCGCGATCCTGGGCTTCGGCTTCGCCGCCTTCATGGGCTTCGAATCCACGGTGCTGTACCGCAACGAGACCAAGAACCCCGAGCGGTCGATCCCGCGAGCGACCTACATCTCCGTCGCGTTCCTGGCCATCTTCTACACCGGCACGCTGTGGCTCGTGATCCAGGCTTTCGGCGACGCGCAGGTGCAGGCCGTCATCGCCGAAGACCCGGCAGCGTTCTTCTTCACGGCCATGGGTCAGTACGTCGGCGACTGGGGCGTGGCCGCGATGTTCATCCTGATCGTGACGAGCATCTTCGCGGGGCAGCTCGCCTTCCACAACGCGATCAACCGGTACAGCTACGCGCTTTCGCGCGACCGCATTCTGCCGGGCTTCTTCGGACGGACCAACCGCACCGGCGCCCCGTGGATGGCGGGCCTGCTGCAGACCGCCGTCGCGATCGTCGTCGTGATCGCGTTCGGCACGGCGGGCCTCGATCCGCTGACACAGCTCGTGATCCTCGTCAACTCGCCCGGCGTCTACGGCATCATCACGCTGCAGCTGCTCGCCTCCATCTCGGTGCTGATCTTCATCCTGAAGAACCGCCATCTGCCCAGGAAGCCGTACGTCCTGCCGGCGGCGATCTTCTCGATCGTGGCGATGGCCGCCCTGCTGGCCGTTCTCGTGATCACGATCGACTACCTGACGGCCGCCGGTTCAGCCGTCAACGAGGTGATCCTCGCCGTCGTGCCGGCGGTGCTCATCGGCGGAGCGGTCTATGCCCTCCACCTCCAACGCCGGCGTCCAGAGGTCTTCGCCCGCATCGGCGGGCAGGAAGCGGCGGAGGCGGCATGA
- a CDS encoding LacI family DNA-binding transcriptional regulator codes for MHYDRPLAQSIVQECSGIVRLVSLAGRSPMAATRPATLQEVADLSGVSRGTASRALTGVGRVSAETRARVIAAAASLSYSTNSGARNLRRARAGSIGLWLPRGLRFMDYYMNFAFGVAESTQDRELTVSLISGDFPPAKANSIHVDGFVMADVDGGDELARAILSSGRPVVTSELVPPGMPQPTATVAADHQTATRMLLGGLRAGGAGSIAVLTPTVDQMWVVGVNDAAGAWSAETGVPLRLVPLDGIPTAPQIQRIIGDLITTTPDIDAIVCIPEGLGVGILSALRELGRSVPEDIQVVSFVDNATLPIVQPPISALDLRPREAGLRAGELLISLIEGEHEATSAPTRIEWFDVVYRERESTRRAQRTAP; via the coding sequence GTGCACTACGATCGGCCGCTTGCGCAATCGATTGTGCAAGAATGCTCAGGAATCGTCCGCCTAGTATCGCTCGCGGGGAGGAGTCCGATGGCTGCCACGCGTCCGGCCACACTGCAAGAGGTGGCCGACCTCTCCGGAGTGTCACGAGGGACGGCATCCCGAGCTCTCACCGGTGTCGGCCGCGTCTCGGCCGAGACCCGCGCGCGGGTGATCGCAGCCGCCGCTTCGCTGAGCTATTCGACGAACAGCGGCGCGCGAAACCTGCGTCGGGCCCGGGCCGGATCGATCGGCCTGTGGCTTCCGCGGGGGCTGAGGTTCATGGACTACTACATGAACTTCGCGTTCGGCGTCGCCGAGAGCACGCAGGACCGCGAGCTGACCGTCTCGCTCATCTCGGGCGATTTCCCCCCGGCGAAGGCGAACAGCATCCACGTCGACGGCTTCGTGATGGCGGACGTCGACGGGGGCGACGAGCTCGCCCGTGCCATCCTCTCCTCCGGCCGGCCGGTCGTGACTTCCGAACTCGTCCCGCCCGGGATGCCGCAGCCCACCGCCACGGTGGCAGCCGATCATCAGACGGCGACACGGATGCTGCTGGGCGGCCTCCGCGCGGGCGGTGCCGGCTCGATCGCCGTGCTCACGCCGACCGTCGACCAGATGTGGGTCGTCGGCGTGAACGACGCTGCCGGAGCCTGGTCTGCCGAAACCGGAGTGCCTCTGAGACTCGTCCCGCTGGACGGCATCCCGACCGCCCCGCAGATTCAGCGCATCATCGGCGATCTGATCACGACGACGCCCGACATCGACGCGATCGTCTGCATTCCGGAGGGCCTCGGCGTCGGCATCCTGTCCGCCCTGCGCGAGTTGGGACGCAGCGTGCCCGAAGACATCCAGGTGGTGTCGTTCGTCGACAACGCGACGCTGCCGATCGTCCAGCCGCCGATCTCCGCGCTCGACCTGCGGCCGCGCGAGGCGGGCCTGCGCGCCGGCGAACTGCTGATCTCGCTGATCGAGGGCGAACACGAAGCCACCTCGGCGCCCACCCGGATCGAGTGGTTCGACGTCGTCTATCGCGAGCGCGAGTCCACCCGCCGCGCCCAGAGGACAGCGCCATGA
- a CDS encoding DUF3237 domain-containing protein — MTVDPPVPSLEYAFEVVADLGPLEDHGMTRAGHRRIIPVVGGSIRGAFTGKILRGGADWQTVRPDGSIEIDGRYSARADDGSLLYIRARGVRSGDPAVLEALLGGADVDPAAYYFRAALTLESADHPEFESSVYVASYVREANRVRYVAYRVS; from the coding sequence ATGACCGTCGACCCGCCCGTGCCGTCGCTCGAGTACGCGTTCGAGGTCGTCGCCGACCTGGGGCCGCTGGAGGATCACGGGATGACGCGGGCCGGGCACCGTCGCATCATCCCGGTCGTGGGGGGCTCGATCCGCGGTGCGTTCACCGGCAAGATCCTCCGCGGTGGCGCCGACTGGCAGACGGTGCGGCCGGACGGATCGATCGAGATCGACGGCCGGTACAGCGCTCGGGCCGACGACGGGTCGCTCCTCTACATCCGCGCGCGCGGCGTGCGCAGCGGCGACCCGGCCGTGCTCGAAGCACTGCTCGGCGGGGCCGACGTCGACCCGGCCGCCTATTACTTCCGCGCAGCGCTCACGCTCGAGTCGGCCGATCACCCCGAATTCGAGAGCTCGGTGTACGTCGCGTCGTACGTCCGCGAGGCGAATCGGGTCCGCTACGTCGCCTACCGCGTCAGCTGA
- a CDS encoding SDR family oxidoreductase, whose translation MNPDSRTRVFLTGAAGNWGRKVLEEFRQRADRFEVIALVLPTGRDREVIRRYEDMENLEVIFDDLTDYQDVERCVRRAYYLLHIGAVGICLRGGFGRSLR comes from the coding sequence ATGAACCCCGACTCGCGCACACGCGTCTTCCTCACCGGCGCCGCCGGGAACTGGGGACGCAAGGTCCTCGAGGAGTTCCGCCAACGGGCGGACCGATTCGAGGTGATCGCGCTGGTGCTTCCGACCGGACGAGACCGGGAGGTGATCCGCCGCTACGAGGACATGGAGAACCTCGAGGTGATCTTCGACGACCTCACCGACTACCAGGACGTGGAGCGCTGCGTGCGCCGCGCGTACTACCTGCTCCACATCGGTGCGGTGGGCATCTGCCTACGCGGAGGCTTCGGCCGCTCGCTGAGGTGA
- a CDS encoding family 78 glycoside hydrolase catalytic domain yields the protein MSLTVTPVRFEHHRDALGIGEAAPRLSWITADAPEGWAQAAYEVQQRDGESIRIDAGESVLVPWPFDALRSRERREVRVRVHGHDGSTSGWSDWATVEAGLLEASDWSAQMIGPADSAIASPLVRGSFTAVERAQVVRARVYATGHGLFQLELNGRRVGDDELAPGWTAYESRLRYSTYDVTDLVQAGHNVVGAWLGDGWWRGHLGWGGKKALYGSDLGVLVQLEIDYADGTRQTVASGSDWLAGTGPIQAADLYDGEDYDAREFDPAWSAIDAHLDGWTAVAVRELSDVALVAPDGPPVRVVETRAVQNVLVSPSGTTILDFGQNLVGRLRITVSGEAGTTITLRHAEVLEHGELAVEPLRGAKATDTYTLAGDGEETWAPRFTFHGFRYAEVTGWPGEFDPAAVTAEVMHSDLLRTGWFETDNALVDRLHENVVWGMKGNFVDIPTDCPQRDERLGWTGDLQVFAPTAAYLYDSAGFLVSWLKDLAAEQKKYGGTPMVVPAIVTGYTGPTAGWADAATVVPWTIYQAYGDLGVLESQFDSMAAWVDEVTAAAGPDRVWSAGFQFGDWLDPTAPANRPEQAQTYPEIVATAYFARSSRIVADAAALLARTDEAERYGALADEVKEAFVREYVSPSGRLLSDSATAYALALSFDLIADADQRQRAADRLAEIVAGNGYKIATGFIGTPIVTDALSANGHAGVAYRLLLQTDAPSWLYTVEHGATTIWERWDSLLPDGTVNPGGMTSFNHYAFGAVADWMHRVVAGLAPAAPGYRRIRVAPQPPRLGLTSARATLLTPYGTATAGWDLADGQLHVSATIPVGVTADVVLPSGRALEVTAGAHEWTEPFEVDEESAREFTVDSRMADIADHKPALKVLTGVIAKWVPGAAEHMSGGLRGQDEVTPRQITGMLPDPAAVLADLERGFAALNAGEEIPADIYTAPQPTADDGELSEKAALLSGRDFWSTRDSAGVASIVMVDGPHGVRRQDGAADNLGFNDSLPSTCFPPGVAMGSTWDPALIREVGVALGEEARALGVNVLLGPAINIKRSPLGGRTFEYLAEDPLLTGILAAEYVHGVQSTGVGTSLKHFAVNNQETDRMRVSAEVDPRTLREIYLPAFERVVKEAAPTSVMSSYNAINGVFASENRWLLTELLRDEWGFDGLVVSDWGAIKDRVEALRAGLDLEMPGTGDDGTDAILQALRDGCLDRDVVERAAARVANLADRTRLSQEPSTFDEEAHHALARRAAAAGVVLLRNEDRTLPLRAGQKVAVLGVLAAEPQYQGGGSSHVNPTRLDIPLAELRAALGEENVSYSPGYPGDRDGDLDGARLREEAAETAAAADVAVVFVGLSERDQSEGFDRTDIDLPADHVALIEAVAGRAGRTVVVLSNGGVVTLEPWHDSVDAIVEGWALGQAVGGALADILTGAVNPSGRLAESIPFRLQDNPSFLNFPGENEIVRYGEGVFVGYRYYTSAEQPVRYPFGHGQSYTTFTHEALEVVMTGSDSAAVRVTVRNAGPVAGADVVQVYVAPPPSPVRRPVRELAAFQKVHLEPGEVRTVELAVDRRAFAYWDTVKDRWRVQPGTYGIELGRSSAEIVDSVPLDLEGDTDRPEPLTLDSTVAQWFGHPTVGPALMQAMMANATPEQMAAAEDNGHMLKMVESMPMGQFARFPGVEIPEDALDRLVALSLTP from the coding sequence ATGTCTCTCACCGTCACGCCCGTCCGATTCGAGCACCACCGCGATGCCCTCGGCATCGGCGAAGCCGCACCCCGACTGTCGTGGATCACGGCGGATGCCCCGGAGGGCTGGGCGCAGGCCGCCTACGAGGTTCAGCAACGTGACGGTGAGAGCATCCGCATCGATGCTGGCGAGTCCGTGCTCGTACCGTGGCCGTTCGATGCGCTGCGTTCGCGGGAGCGGCGGGAGGTCCGTGTGCGCGTGCACGGCCACGACGGGTCCACCAGTGGATGGAGCGACTGGGCGACCGTCGAGGCCGGTCTGCTCGAGGCATCCGACTGGTCCGCTCAGATGATCGGTCCGGCGGATTCGGCCATCGCGTCGCCGCTCGTGCGCGGATCCTTCACCGCCGTCGAACGGGCCCAGGTGGTCCGGGCGCGGGTCTACGCCACGGGTCACGGCCTGTTCCAGCTCGAGCTCAATGGGAGGCGGGTCGGCGACGACGAGCTCGCACCAGGCTGGACCGCGTACGAGTCGCGGCTTCGATACAGCACCTACGACGTGACGGATCTCGTTCAGGCCGGACACAACGTCGTCGGCGCGTGGCTCGGCGACGGGTGGTGGCGCGGCCATCTCGGCTGGGGTGGCAAGAAGGCGCTCTACGGCTCGGACCTCGGCGTGCTCGTCCAGCTGGAGATCGACTACGCCGACGGCACCCGCCAGACCGTCGCCTCCGGTTCGGACTGGCTGGCCGGCACCGGCCCGATCCAGGCCGCCGACCTCTACGACGGTGAGGATTACGACGCCCGGGAGTTCGACCCGGCATGGTCGGCGATCGACGCGCACCTGGACGGGTGGACTGCGGTCGCGGTGCGCGAGCTGAGTGACGTGGCGCTCGTCGCACCCGATGGGCCGCCCGTACGAGTCGTCGAAACCCGCGCGGTGCAGAACGTGCTGGTCTCCCCATCGGGCACCACGATCCTCGACTTCGGGCAGAACCTCGTCGGCCGGCTGCGAATCACGGTCTCGGGCGAGGCCGGCACGACGATCACCCTCCGGCACGCGGAGGTCCTCGAGCACGGTGAGCTCGCGGTCGAACCCCTGCGGGGAGCCAAGGCGACCGACACCTACACGCTCGCCGGCGACGGCGAGGAGACGTGGGCGCCCCGGTTCACGTTCCACGGCTTCCGGTACGCCGAGGTCACCGGCTGGCCGGGCGAGTTCGATCCCGCAGCCGTGACCGCTGAGGTCATGCACTCCGATCTGCTCCGCACCGGCTGGTTCGAGACCGACAACGCGCTGGTGGACCGGCTGCACGAGAACGTGGTGTGGGGGATGAAGGGGAACTTCGTCGACATCCCCACCGACTGCCCCCAGCGCGACGAGCGGCTCGGCTGGACCGGTGATCTGCAGGTGTTCGCCCCCACGGCGGCCTACCTCTACGACTCGGCCGGCTTCCTCGTCTCGTGGCTGAAAGACCTCGCCGCGGAGCAGAAGAAGTACGGCGGCACGCCGATGGTCGTGCCCGCGATCGTCACCGGCTACACCGGACCCACCGCCGGATGGGCGGATGCCGCGACAGTGGTGCCGTGGACGATCTATCAGGCCTATGGCGATCTCGGCGTCCTCGAGTCCCAGTTCGACAGCATGGCCGCCTGGGTCGACGAAGTCACCGCAGCCGCGGGACCGGACCGGGTATGGAGCGCCGGCTTCCAGTTCGGCGATTGGCTCGACCCCACGGCGCCGGCCAACCGCCCCGAACAGGCGCAGACCTATCCCGAGATCGTCGCCACGGCCTACTTCGCCCGGTCCTCGCGCATCGTGGCCGACGCCGCGGCCCTCCTCGCACGTACCGACGAGGCGGAGAGATACGGTGCGCTCGCTGATGAGGTCAAGGAGGCGTTCGTTCGCGAGTACGTCTCGCCCTCGGGGCGGCTGCTGTCCGACTCGGCCACCGCCTACGCCCTCGCGCTGAGCTTCGATCTCATCGCGGACGCCGATCAGCGGCAGCGCGCCGCGGATCGGCTGGCGGAGATCGTGGCAGGGAACGGCTACAAGATCGCGACCGGGTTCATCGGCACCCCGATCGTCACCGATGCGCTCAGCGCGAACGGTCACGCGGGCGTCGCGTACCGGCTGCTGCTGCAGACGGATGCCCCGTCCTGGCTGTACACCGTCGAGCACGGTGCCACCACCATCTGGGAGCGGTGGGATTCCCTGCTGCCCGACGGGACCGTCAACCCCGGCGGCATGACCTCGTTCAACCATTACGCCTTCGGGGCGGTCGCCGACTGGATGCACCGCGTCGTGGCCGGCCTCGCGCCTGCGGCGCCGGGCTATCGACGCATCCGTGTGGCTCCCCAGCCCCCGCGCCTGGGCCTCACCTCCGCGCGCGCCACCCTTCTGACCCCGTACGGCACCGCGACCGCCGGGTGGGATCTGGCCGACGGCCAGCTCCACGTCTCGGCGACGATCCCGGTGGGTGTCACCGCCGACGTCGTGCTTCCGTCGGGACGAGCCCTCGAGGTGACGGCGGGCGCGCACGAGTGGACCGAGCCGTTCGAGGTCGATGAGGAATCGGCGCGCGAGTTCACGGTCGACTCGCGCATGGCCGACATCGCCGACCACAAGCCGGCGCTGAAGGTGCTCACCGGTGTCATCGCCAAGTGGGTGCCGGGCGCGGCCGAGCACATGTCGGGCGGTCTGCGCGGGCAGGACGAGGTCACCCCGCGCCAGATCACCGGCATGCTGCCCGATCCGGCCGCGGTGCTAGCCGACCTCGAGCGGGGCTTCGCCGCGCTGAACGCCGGCGAGGAGATTCCCGCCGACATCTACACCGCTCCGCAGCCGACGGCGGACGACGGCGAGCTGAGCGAGAAGGCGGCGCTGCTCTCGGGCCGTGACTTCTGGTCGACCCGCGACAGCGCGGGAGTGGCGTCGATCGTGATGGTGGACGGTCCGCACGGTGTGCGCCGACAGGACGGCGCCGCCGACAACCTCGGATTCAACGACTCGCTGCCTTCGACCTGCTTCCCCCCGGGTGTCGCCATGGGATCCACGTGGGACCCCGCGCTGATCCGCGAAGTCGGGGTCGCACTGGGAGAGGAGGCCCGGGCGCTCGGCGTGAACGTGCTCCTCGGCCCGGCGATCAACATCAAGCGGTCGCCGCTGGGCGGCCGTACCTTCGAGTACCTCGCCGAAGACCCGCTGCTCACGGGCATCCTCGCTGCCGAGTACGTGCACGGCGTGCAATCCACCGGCGTCGGCACCTCGCTGAAGCACTTCGCGGTGAACAACCAGGAGACCGACCGTATGCGGGTCAGCGCCGAGGTCGACCCGCGCACCCTCCGCGAGATCTACCTGCCCGCCTTCGAGCGGGTCGTGAAGGAGGCGGCGCCCACGTCGGTGATGAGCTCGTACAACGCCATCAACGGCGTGTTCGCGTCCGAGAACCGGTGGCTGCTCACCGAGCTTCTCCGCGACGAATGGGGCTTCGACGGGTTGGTCGTCTCCGACTGGGGCGCCATCAAGGACCGCGTCGAGGCGCTGCGCGCCGGGCTCGACCTCGAGATGCCCGGCACCGGTGATGACGGCACCGACGCGATCCTCCAGGCGCTCCGCGACGGATGCCTCGACCGCGACGTCGTCGAACGCGCCGCCGCACGAGTGGCGAACCTCGCCGACCGCACCCGGCTGTCTCAAGAACCATCGACCTTCGACGAGGAGGCGCACCACGCGCTGGCCCGACGGGCGGCAGCCGCTGGTGTCGTGCTCCTCCGCAACGAGGACCGGACACTGCCGCTGCGGGCAGGGCAGAAGGTGGCCGTGCTCGGCGTCCTGGCCGCCGAGCCGCAGTATCAGGGCGGCGGCAGCTCCCACGTCAACCCGACCCGGCTCGACATCCCTCTCGCCGAGCTCCGTGCGGCGCTGGGGGAGGAGAACGTCTCGTACTCGCCTGGATATCCCGGCGACCGCGACGGCGACCTCGATGGGGCACGGCTGCGCGAAGAAGCCGCCGAGACGGCCGCGGCCGCGGACGTCGCCGTCGTCTTCGTCGGGCTCTCCGAGAGGGACCAGTCCGAAGGCTTCGACCGGACGGACATCGACCTTCCGGCCGACCACGTCGCTCTGATCGAGGCAGTCGCCGGGCGCGCCGGTCGCACCGTCGTGGTGCTCTCCAACGGCGGTGTCGTCACGCTCGAGCCGTGGCACGACTCCGTCGACGCCATCGTCGAAGGCTGGGCGCTAGGGCAGGCCGTCGGCGGAGCCCTCGCCGACATCCTCACAGGGGCGGTGAACCCGTCCGGCCGACTGGCCGAGTCCATCCCCTTCCGGCTGCAGGACAACCCCTCCTTCCTCAACTTCCCGGGAGAGAACGAGATCGTCCGCTACGGCGAGGGCGTCTTCGTCGGCTACCGGTACTACACCTCCGCTGAGCAACCGGTCCGGTACCCGTTCGGGCACGGCCAGTCCTACACGACGTTCACCCATGAAGCACTCGAGGTCGTCATGACCGGGTCCGACAGCGCGGCCGTCCGTGTCACAGTGCGCAACGCCGGGCCGGTCGCCGGCGCCGACGTCGTCCAGGTCTACGTAGCGCCCCCGCCGTCGCCGGTGCGGCGGCCGGTACGGGAGCTCGCCGCGTTCCAGAAGGTGCACCTCGAGCCGGGCGAAGTGCGAACTGTCGAGCTGGCGGTGGATCGCCGGGCGTTCGCGTACTGGGACACCGTCAAGGACCGCTGGCGCGTGCAGCCGGGGACCTACGGGATCGAGCTCGGGCGGTCGTCCGCCGAGATCGTGGACTCCGTTCCGCTGGACCTCGAGGGCGACACGGATCGGCCGGAGCCGCTCACCTTGGACTCGACCGTCGCGCAGTGGTTCGGCCACCCGACCGTTGGACCGGCGCTCATGCAGGCGATGATGGCCAACGCGACTCCAGAGCAGATGGCCGCCGCCGAGGACAACGGCCACATGCTCAAGATGGTCGAGTCGATGCCCATGGGACAGTTCGCCCGATTCCCCGGCGTCGAGATCCCCGAAGACGCCCTGGACCGGCTCGTCGCGCTCAGCCTCACTCCCTGA